A single Pseudodesulfovibrio aespoeensis Aspo-2 DNA region contains:
- a CDS encoding TVP38/TMEM64 family protein, which produces MSDTKYRDNRKGLRAVVKGLVMLAGLGLAVYLGRSLGLDDMLRNTQWFNDHVLGTGPMSVFIFLVVGAVFTSVGLPRQVIGFLGGFAFGAVGGTLLSTLGSGLGCALAAGYARWGGREFVARKLGSRIRRVDGFLRYKPFRTALAIRFFPFGSNALTNLAAGVSAIPLGPFILGSTLGYIPQNFIFALFGAGMNKDSTMGMALSIGMGIVLFVGSIWLGTAVYRSYRAEVADAGLPVNGDD; this is translated from the coding sequence ATGAGCGACACGAAATATCGTGACAACAGGAAGGGGCTCAGGGCCGTGGTCAAGGGGCTGGTCATGCTGGCCGGGCTTGGTCTGGCCGTGTATCTGGGCCGCAGCCTCGGCCTGGACGACATGCTCAGGAACACGCAATGGTTCAATGATCATGTGCTGGGGACCGGCCCCATGTCGGTGTTCATCTTCCTGGTGGTGGGCGCGGTGTTTACCTCGGTCGGGCTGCCGCGTCAGGTGATCGGGTTTCTCGGCGGATTCGCCTTTGGCGCGGTGGGCGGCACGCTGCTCTCCACGCTGGGCTCCGGGCTGGGGTGCGCCCTGGCCGCCGGATACGCCCGCTGGGGCGGTCGCGAGTTCGTGGCCCGCAAGCTGGGCAGCCGCATCCGGCGGGTGGATGGATTCCTCCGGTACAAGCCGTTTCGCACGGCCCTGGCCATCCGCTTTTTCCCCTTTGGCAGCAATGCGTTGACCAATCTAGCCGCCGGGGTCAGTGCCATTCCGCTCGGGCCGTTCATTCTCGGCTCGACCCTGGGCTATATCCCGCAGAATTTCATCTTCGCCCTGTTCGGGGCGGGCATGAACAAGGATTCCACCATGGGCATGGCTTTGTCCATCGGCATGGGCATCGTCTTGTTCGTGGGGTCCATCTGGCTGGGCACCGCTGTCTACCGCAGCTACCGGGCCGAGGTGGCCGACGCCGGGCTTCCTGTCAACGGGGACGACTAG
- a CDS encoding phosphatase PAP2 family protein has product MFFLTPALDLKLFLLVNQEWRCALFDLIMPLLSSMTALMLCLGLAAIYAVIRSGRRQLVYFIILFIAMGLANLSTDMVKSQVKRVRPLNAVAGTFHQAHGHWEQRSPDFAQTKEEGTSYPSAHAANTMCLAALMCLLWPALGKWPLLLPLLVGYSRLYVGKHYPTDILAGWLLGLAVALVVWMVWRYGLSRLLRQD; this is encoded by the coding sequence ATGTTCTTCCTCACGCCCGCCTTGGACCTCAAGCTGTTCCTGCTCGTCAACCAGGAATGGCGCTGCGCCCTGTTCGACCTGATCATGCCCCTGCTCTCGTCCATGACCGCGCTCATGCTCTGCCTGGGGCTGGCCGCCATCTATGCCGTGATCCGCTCCGGGCGGCGGCAGCTCGTCTATTTCATCATCCTTTTCATAGCCATGGGCTTGGCCAACCTCTCCACCGACATGGTCAAGTCCCAGGTCAAACGGGTCCGGCCCCTCAATGCGGTGGCCGGCACCTTTCATCAGGCTCACGGCCACTGGGAGCAGCGGTCGCCGGATTTCGCCCAGACCAAGGAGGAAGGCACCTCCTACCCTTCGGCCCACGCGGCCAACACCATGTGTCTGGCCGCGCTCATGTGCCTGCTGTGGCCCGCGCTGGGCAAATGGCCCCTGCTGCTGCCGCTTTTGGTGGGCTATTCCCGGCTCTATGTGGGCAAGCACTACCCCACGGACATTCTGGCCGGATGGCTGCTCGGGCTGGCGGTGGCCCTGGTGGTGTGGATGGTCTGGCGCTACGGCCTGAGCCGTTTGCTCCGTCAAGACTGA
- a CDS encoding glycosyltransferase family 4 protein, whose product MQTSERKGRLALVMPRLSRYGGAESFAWRLGEALARRGHAVDFICARCEAEPPEGVTPVVVGRFGGLRVIKILWFALMAERARRTGGYDLVFGMGKTVNQDILRIGGGPISMFWKLSRRAWPAGFPRWFKMARRRLAPANWAIHLLDTVRLRRTPRIVAVSHLVRDWTVAAHPHLDPSAIDVIYNRPDLSRFSPVDEAGRQTLREAAGIGPDQVVIGTAATNFALKGVRSLLMALARLPENHVLHVAGGRKPGKYLRLARELGVEDRVRFLGRVDDMASFYRCIDVFVLATFYDACSNAVLEALACGCRSVSSALNGSACFLPDRWVFPDPADVPELAAILLRVSGEDRPAPFVWPQDVPCGLDPYVEMIEQTLSR is encoded by the coding sequence ATGCAGACATCCGAGAGAAAAGGGCGTCTGGCCCTGGTCATGCCGCGACTGAGCCGGTATGGCGGGGCCGAATCCTTTGCCTGGCGTCTGGGCGAAGCACTTGCCCGGCGCGGCCACGCCGTGGACTTCATCTGCGCCCGCTGCGAGGCCGAGCCGCCCGAGGGGGTCACCCCGGTGGTGGTGGGCCGTTTCGGCGGTCTGCGCGTGATCAAGATCCTTTGGTTCGCCCTGATGGCCGAGCGGGCGCGCCGCACGGGCGGGTATGATCTCGTCTTTGGCATGGGCAAGACCGTCAACCAGGATATCCTGCGCATCGGCGGTGGCCCAATCTCCATGTTCTGGAAGCTCTCCAGGCGCGCCTGGCCAGCCGGATTTCCCCGTTGGTTCAAGATGGCGCGCCGCCGCCTCGCCCCGGCCAACTGGGCCATCCACCTGCTGGACACCGTCAGGCTGAGGCGCACTCCGCGCATCGTGGCGGTTTCCCACCTCGTGCGCGACTGGACCGTGGCCGCGCATCCGCACCTGGACCCCTCGGCCATCGACGTGATCTACAACAGGCCGGACCTGAGCCGGTTCTCGCCTGTGGACGAGGCCGGGCGGCAGACCTTGCGGGAGGCGGCTGGCATCGGGCCGGATCAGGTGGTCATCGGCACGGCGGCCACCAATTTCGCGCTCAAGGGCGTGCGCTCCCTGCTCATGGCCCTGGCCCGGCTGCCGGAGAACCATGTCCTGCATGTGGCCGGTGGCCGCAAGCCGGGCAAGTACCTGCGTCTCGCCCGTGAGCTGGGCGTGGAGGACCGTGTCCGCTTCCTGGGTCGAGTAGACGATATGGCGTCCTTCTACCGCTGCATCGATGTCTTTGTGCTGGCGACCTTTTACGACGCCTGTTCCAATGCCGTGCTCGAGGCCCTGGCCTGCGGCTGCCGCTCGGTGTCGAGCGCGCTCAACGGCAGCGCCTGTTTTCTGCCCGACCGCTGGGTGTTCCCCGATCCCGCCGACGTGCCGGAGCTGGCCGCGATTCTCTTGCGGGTGTCGGGTGAGGATCGTCCGGCTCCCTTTGTCTGGCCGCAGGATGTACCCTGCGGCCTGGACCCCTATGTGGAAATGATCGAACAGACTCTCTCCAGATAA
- a CDS encoding glycosyltransferase family 4 protein — MKTVFLVPCGTRRSHAAYRVAPHVAAGRAAGLDVCMLEVPASGFARYRFFSRLPGADVIVVHRELISRGELRTLRRLAPKLVYDFADAVWTLPAREQDGGGARRRMAMLARRFRRICAEADLCLVENMAQAKAAAPFQDQVRIVPTPLDAARYAPRPDTDGSAPGHGGPIRVGWMVTGGDRHCLGEIVGGLADKGVGIQFSIVSDSPYDGPGRDFVFWSLPESASEIARLQTMDIGLAPYPDDGHSQAVSGLDVLRYMACGVVVVASDKGGAGEIVDHGIDGFLARDIEEWTRHVLHLARDHDLRHRMAEAARLKVVNQYGLASVAGQLWDALGIPR, encoded by the coding sequence ATGAAAACAGTGTTTCTCGTCCCGTGCGGGACGCGGCGTTCCCATGCCGCCTACAGGGTCGCGCCCCATGTGGCGGCCGGTCGGGCAGCCGGTCTTGATGTCTGCATGCTGGAGGTGCCCGCGTCGGGTTTTGCCCGCTATCGGTTCTTCAGCCGACTGCCTGGGGCCGACGTGATTGTGGTCCACCGCGAGCTTATCTCCAGGGGCGAGCTGCGGACGCTTCGGCGGCTTGCTCCGAAACTGGTCTACGATTTTGCCGACGCGGTCTGGACCCTGCCCGCCAGGGAACAGGACGGCGGGGGGGCCAGACGCCGCATGGCCATGCTTGCCCGCAGATTCAGGCGGATCTGCGCCGAGGCGGACCTGTGCCTTGTGGAAAACATGGCCCAGGCCAAGGCGGCGGCCCCGTTTCAGGATCAGGTGCGGATCGTGCCGACGCCCCTTGATGCGGCCCGGTATGCGCCGCGTCCGGACACCGACGGCAGCGCCCCCGGCCACGGCGGCCCCATCCGCGTTGGCTGGATGGTCACGGGCGGCGACAGGCACTGCCTCGGCGAGATCGTGGGCGGGCTGGCCGATAAGGGGGTGGGCATCCAGTTTTCCATTGTATCGGATTCTCCCTATGATGGACCGGGCAGGGATTTCGTCTTCTGGTCGCTGCCCGAAAGCGCAAGCGAGATCGCCCGGCTCCAGACCATGGACATCGGGCTTGCCCCGTATCCTGACGATGGCCATTCGCAGGCGGTCAGCGGGCTGGACGTGCTGCGCTACATGGCTTGCGGCGTGGTGGTGGTCGCCTCGGACAAGGGCGGCGCGGGCGAGATCGTGGACCACGGCATCGACGGATTCCTGGCCCGCGACATCGAGGAGTGGACGCGCCATGTTCTCCATCTGGCCCGTGACCATGACCTCAGACACAGGATGGCCGAGGCCGCCCGGCTCAAGGTCGTGAACCAGTACGGGCTGGCTTCGGTCGCGGGCCAGCTGTGGGACGCGCTGGGCATCCCGCGCTAG
- a CDS encoding UDP-glucuronic acid decarboxylase family protein has translation MITMKKKRVLVTGGSGFLGSHICERLLAMGHEVLCVDNFYTGRKESILHLMDNPYFEVLRHDVTFPLYAEVDEIYNLACPASPIHYQFDPVQTTKTSVHGAINMLGLAKRIKAKIFQASTSEVYGDPAVHPQTEDYWGNVNPIGIRACYDEGKRCAETLFFDYNRQHGLRIKVGRIFNTYGPRMAMDDGRVVSNFVVQALRGENITVYGKGEQTRSFCYVDDLVDGIIGLMEKTPDDFTGPVNLGNPGEFTILELAREVIDLTGSKSQIVFKPLPSDDPMQRKPDITLARKAMGWEPKIPLRQGLVKTVEYFRRCLETA, from the coding sequence ATGATCACAATGAAGAAAAAACGCGTTCTCGTCACCGGCGGCTCGGGCTTCCTCGGTTCACACATCTGCGAGCGCCTGCTCGCCATGGGGCACGAGGTGCTCTGCGTGGACAACTTCTACACCGGGCGCAAGGAGAGCATCCTGCACCTGATGGACAACCCCTATTTCGAGGTTCTCCGGCACGACGTGACCTTTCCGCTCTACGCCGAGGTGGACGAAATATACAACCTCGCCTGCCCGGCCTCGCCCATCCACTACCAGTTCGACCCGGTGCAGACCACCAAGACATCGGTCCACGGCGCCATCAACATGCTGGGGCTGGCCAAGCGCATCAAGGCCAAGATATTCCAGGCGTCCACCAGTGAAGTCTACGGCGATCCCGCCGTGCACCCGCAGACAGAGGACTACTGGGGCAACGTCAACCCCATCGGCATCCGCGCCTGCTACGACGAGGGCAAACGGTGCGCCGAGACCCTGTTCTTCGACTACAACCGCCAGCACGGCCTGCGCATCAAAGTGGGACGCATCTTCAACACTTATGGACCGCGCATGGCCATGGACGATGGCCGGGTGGTCTCCAACTTCGTGGTCCAGGCGCTGCGCGGCGAGAACATCACGGTCTACGGCAAGGGCGAGCAGACCCGCAGCTTCTGCTATGTGGACGATCTGGTGGACGGCATCATCGGCCTGATGGAAAAGACGCCTGACGACTTCACCGGCCCCGTGAACCTGGGCAATCCCGGCGAGTTCACCATCCTTGAGCTCGCCCGCGAGGTCATCGACCTGACCGGGTCCAAGTCGCAGATCGTGTTCAAGCCCCTGCCCTCGGACGATCCCATGCAGCGCAAACCGGACATCACCCTGGCCCGCAAGGCCATGGGCTGGGAACCAAAAATCCCGCTCAGGCAGGGACTGGTCAAGACCGTGGAATACTTCAGACGCTGCCTTGAAACAGCCTAG
- a CDS encoding 2-phosphosulfolactate phosphatase translates to MIVNIAECLDGARRARGVAVVIDVFRAFSVACYAVDNGAQDYLAAADVDLARRLAGEHGGILMGERDCIMPKGFDYGNSPTEIEHADFSGRTVVHTTSAGTQGLLACTGADEVLTGSFVNAGALVEYLRVRNPEVVTLVAMGTAGVMRAQEDMMCAMYLKNALEDYPNSFETLKSFLAQVDSAQKFFDPEKTYAPERDFELCMALDRFDFVLRASPYVDGAVRLERVLPVPSDAGRTDL, encoded by the coding sequence ATGATTGTAAACATTGCTGAATGTCTTGACGGAGCGCGACGCGCGCGTGGCGTTGCCGTGGTTATCGACGTATTCAGGGCTTTTTCGGTCGCCTGCTACGCTGTGGACAACGGGGCGCAAGACTATCTTGCCGCGGCCGATGTGGATCTGGCCCGGCGGCTGGCCGGGGAGCATGGCGGTATCCTCATGGGCGAACGCGACTGCATCATGCCCAAAGGGTTCGACTACGGCAACTCGCCCACCGAGATAGAGCACGCGGATTTTTCCGGCAGGACGGTGGTGCACACCACCAGCGCCGGAACGCAGGGACTGCTGGCCTGCACCGGGGCCGACGAGGTGCTCACCGGCTCTTTTGTCAACGCCGGAGCGCTGGTCGAGTACCTGCGTGTCCGCAATCCCGAGGTCGTGACCCTGGTGGCCATGGGCACGGCTGGGGTCATGCGCGCCCAGGAGGACATGATGTGCGCCATGTACCTGAAGAACGCGCTGGAGGACTACCCCAACAGCTTCGAGACCCTGAAGTCGTTTTTGGCCCAGGTGGACAGCGCGCAGAAGTTCTTCGACCCGGAAAAGACCTATGCGCCGGAGCGGGATTTCGAGCTGTGCATGGCCCTTGACCGTTTTGATTTCGTGCTCAGGGCCTCGCCCTATGTGGATGGGGCGGTCAGGCTGGAGCGGGTTTTGCCTGTGCCGTCCGATGCCGGACGGACTGATTTGTGA
- a CDS encoding GGDEF domain-containing response regulator, whose amino-acid sequence MQKVLIVDDSQTNLTLLDHMLRRQGCEIVQARGGHEALTLAGEHEFALILLDIQMPGMNGYETAMHLKQLPRGRHVPIIFITAIYQDEENVRMGYETGAVDYLFRPVNVQTLTSKVQVFLQMHRQKVLLEREIESRVQSERSLRQAEEKYRSIFERAVEGIFQCTPDGTFTEVNPAMARLFGFDDPAGMIGVGGLRRQLMVESDDMNRYMGILRRDGYVSSFEFSGRRRNGDTFWCSESSRLVTFDNGTELVEGVLEDVTRRKQTELELKHLATIDSLTGVYNRHLFFDRLEHALVTAKRTDSIVAVLFIDLDEFKRVNDTYGHHAGDELLRMVAGRLQKRVREADTLARLGGDEFGVLLECLDDQNGALTVAQSLLEVMTTPYVITGEHIRVGATVGISFFPDDGKDGVSLISRADSAMYGVKRRGGVRFGTFRECGVPR is encoded by the coding sequence ATGCAAAAAGTTCTTATTGTTGATGATTCGCAGACCAATCTGACCCTGCTCGACCACATGCTGCGTCGGCAGGGGTGTGAAATCGTCCAGGCCAGGGGCGGCCACGAGGCCTTGACCCTGGCGGGCGAGCACGAATTCGCCCTGATCCTGCTCGACATCCAGATGCCGGGCATGAACGGCTATGAGACGGCCATGCACCTCAAGCAGTTGCCGCGGGGCAGGCATGTCCCCATCATCTTCATCACCGCCATCTATCAGGACGAGGAAAATGTCAGGATGGGCTACGAGACCGGGGCGGTCGATTACCTTTTCAGGCCCGTCAACGTGCAGACCCTGACGAGCAAGGTGCAGGTGTTTCTCCAGATGCACCGCCAGAAAGTGCTGCTTGAGCGCGAGATAGAGAGCCGTGTCCAGTCCGAGCGCTCGCTGCGGCAGGCCGAGGAAAAATACCGCTCCATCTTCGAGCGCGCCGTGGAGGGCATCTTTCAATGCACGCCGGACGGCACCTTTACCGAAGTCAACCCGGCCATGGCCCGGCTTTTCGGCTTTGACGACCCGGCCGGGATGATCGGGGTCGGTGGCCTGCGGCGGCAGCTCATGGTCGAATCCGACGATATGAACCGGTACATGGGCATTCTGCGCCGTGACGGCTATGTTTCCAGTTTCGAGTTCAGCGGACGCCGCCGGAACGGGGACACGTTCTGGTGCTCCGAAAGCTCCCGGCTGGTGACCTTCGACAACGGCACCGAGCTTGTCGAAGGCGTTCTGGAGGATGTGACCAGACGAAAGCAGACCGAGCTTGAACTCAAGCATCTGGCCACCATCGACAGCCTGACGGGCGTCTACAACCGGCATCTCTTCTTCGACCGCCTCGAGCACGCCCTGGTCACGGCCAAGCGGACCGATTCCATTGTGGCGGTCCTGTTCATTGATCTTGACGAGTTCAAGCGGGTCAACGACACCTACGGTCACCACGCGGGCGACGAACTGCTGCGCATGGTGGCGGGGCGGCTGCAAAAGCGCGTCCGCGAGGCAGACACCCTGGCCCGCTTGGGTGGAGACGAGTTCGGCGTGCTCCTCGAATGCCTCGACGACCAGAATGGGGCGCTGACCGTGGCCCAGAGCCTGCTGGAGGTCATGACCACCCCCTATGTCATCACCGGCGAGCACATCCGGGTGGGGGCGACCGTGGGCATCAGCTTCTTCCCGGACGACGGCAAGGATGGCGTCTCCCTCATCAGCCGGGCGGATTCCGCCATGTATGGCGTCAAGCGGCGCGGCGGGGTCAGGTTCGGCACCTTCAGGGAGTGCGGCGTTCCCAGGTAG
- a CDS encoding substrate-binding periplasmic protein translates to MVVLSFFLRERAKSLGRNLALVCLLVLVPCPPFAAEQAPLRVDYPDFWPFFSRDDAGKMTGFFYEIVSEALGRIGVETAWHAYPWGRCQTNVQGGEADAMITVPTAERLAYSRTHSDPFYRKQLVIFTCADHPRISEIKAITGIDDIRDGGFSVITYMGNGWNEENISVRGIKTYETPNLKGVWLMLAQMRGDIVIEWPGGAWPDIRAVGVERDVIQTGVVLESMPFHLLVGNDSPYADRLAEFNETILVMQRDGTMERIIDQYVREVDWSGR, encoded by the coding sequence ATGGTGGTCCTTTCATTTTTTCTTCGGGAGCGGGCGAAATCCCTGGGGCGGAACCTGGCCCTGGTTTGCCTGCTTGTCCTGGTTCCCTGTCCGCCCTTTGCGGCGGAACAGGCTCCCTTGCGCGTTGATTATCCCGACTTTTGGCCGTTCTTCTCGCGGGATGACGCCGGAAAAATGACCGGATTCTTCTACGAGATCGTCAGCGAGGCCCTGGGCCGGATCGGAGTCGAGACGGCTTGGCACGCCTATCCGTGGGGCCGTTGCCAGACCAACGTGCAAGGCGGCGAGGCGGACGCCATGATCACGGTCCCGACAGCGGAGCGGCTGGCCTACTCCCGGACACATTCCGACCCGTTCTACCGCAAGCAGCTGGTAATCTTCACCTGTGCCGACCATCCAAGGATCAGTGAGATCAAGGCCATCACCGGCATCGACGACATCCGGGACGGCGGTTTTTCGGTAATCACCTACATGGGTAACGGGTGGAACGAGGAAAACATCAGCGTGCGCGGCATCAAGACCTACGAAACGCCCAACCTCAAGGGCGTCTGGCTCATGCTGGCCCAGATGCGCGGGGACATCGTCATCGAGTGGCCCGGCGGGGCGTGGCCCGACATCCGTGCGGTCGGAGTCGAGCGGGATGTCATCCAGACAGGCGTTGTCCTGGAATCCATGCCCTTTCACCTCCTGGTCGGGAATGATTCGCCCTACGCGGACCGGCTTGCGGAATTCAACGAAACCATCCTTGTCATGCAGCGGGACGGGACCATGGAGCGCATCATTGACCAATATGTCCGAGAGGTGGATTGGAGCGGAAGGTAA
- a CDS encoding NADH-quinone oxidoreductase subunit A, giving the protein MVFNWLHFSIVLFLLAGLMFACGPLILAVLFAPRARGGDTGMPYECGMVPYGSSWARWGVSYYVYALIFLAFDVDVLYLFPVATAYADAEGWVSFVKVFIFLFFLILSVVYFWAKGVFTWPRRIQ; this is encoded by the coding sequence ATGGTTTTCAATTGGCTGCATTTTTCCATCGTGTTGTTCTTGCTTGCGGGGCTCATGTTCGCCTGCGGGCCGCTGATACTTGCGGTCCTGTTCGCCCCCAGGGCGAGAGGCGGGGACACTGGCATGCCGTACGAGTGCGGCATGGTCCCCTACGGGAGTTCATGGGCGAGATGGGGGGTGTCGTATTATGTGTACGCCCTGATCTTCCTCGCCTTTGACGTGGATGTCCTTTACCTGTTCCCGGTCGCCACGGCGTATGCTGACGCCGAAGGCTGGGTTTCCTTTGTGAAGGTCTTCATCTTCCTGTTCTTCCTTATTCTTTCGGTCGTCTATTTCTGGGCGAAAGGGGTGTTTACATGGCCGCGCAGGATTCAGTAG
- a CDS encoding NADH-quinone oxidoreductase subunit B: MDPPIVNLKLAQDLFDVCRSMSLWPMTFGLACCAIEMMATGMARFDMARFGAEVFRPSPRQSDVMIVAGTVTKKMAPAVVRLYEQMPGPKWVIAMGNCAISGGPFKIKDNYNVIEGVDTLIPVDVYVPGCPPRPEGLLEGFFQLQRQITGKRWWPVATGVEG, from the coding sequence ATGGACCCGCCCATCGTCAACTTGAAGCTGGCGCAGGATCTTTTCGATGTCTGCCGCTCCATGTCGCTGTGGCCCATGACCTTCGGGCTGGCCTGCTGCGCCATCGAGATGATGGCCACAGGCATGGCCCGGTTCGACATGGCCCGCTTCGGGGCGGAGGTCTTCCGCCCGTCGCCGCGTCAGTCGGATGTCATGATCGTGGCTGGTACCGTGACCAAGAAGATGGCCCCTGCCGTGGTCAGGCTCTACGAGCAGATGCCCGGCCCCAAGTGGGTCATCGCCATGGGCAACTGTGCCATCTCCGGCGGTCCGTTCAAGATCAAGGACAACTACAACGTCATTGAGGGCGTGGATACATTGATCCCCGTCGACGTGTACGTGCCGGGATGCCCGCCCAGGCCGGAAGGGTTGCTTGAGGGCTTCTTCCAGTTGCAGCGGCAGATCACGGGCAAACGCTGGTGGCCTGTGGCCACCGGGGTGGAGGGCTGA
- a CDS encoding NADH-quinone oxidoreductase subunit C → MLQALAGIPTQLVARQDKGATGNVWSVFLVPGQIVKAARKLIEAEYSLEDILALDFNEGFLVLYHFNRWTIDERVTLRVLIPRDNPVVPSIASVYDGAEWHERETRDFHGIIFEGNPNLVPLLMPVESADLHPLVKSDKARLSIKDVLSLGEVVSSTGVIDALFAVAEAGEASDA, encoded by the coding sequence ATGCTTCAGGCACTTGCAGGCATTCCCACCCAACTGGTGGCCAGGCAGGACAAGGGCGCGACGGGCAACGTCTGGTCCGTGTTCCTGGTTCCCGGGCAGATCGTCAAGGCGGCCCGGAAGCTCATCGAGGCCGAATACTCCCTGGAAGACATCCTGGCTCTGGATTTCAACGAGGGATTTTTGGTGCTCTATCATTTCAACCGCTGGACCATCGACGAGCGGGTGACGCTTCGCGTTCTCATCCCCAGGGACAACCCAGTCGTGCCGTCCATCGCCTCGGTCTATGATGGCGCGGAGTGGCACGAGCGGGAGACCCGCGACTTTCACGGCATCATCTTCGAGGGCAATCCGAACCTCGTGCCGCTGCTCATGCCGGTCGAGAGCGCGGATTTGCACCCCCTGGTCAAATCCGACAAGGCCCGGCTGTCCATCAAGGATGTCCTGAGCCTTGGCGAGGTCGTTTCCTCGACCGGGGTCATAGACGCATTGTTTGCGGTAGCGGAGGCCGGGGAGGCCTCCGACGCGTAG
- a CDS encoding NADH-quinone oxidoreductase subunit D, producing the protein MSAYQNMDQMKGDFYTQKFEAGKQDGTLIINMGPQHPSTHGVLRIVIEVDGEYIVRAEPVLGYLHRMHEKMGETQTWGGFIPNMGRVDYGHPMAWNWAYVGAVEKLMGIEVPERAQYLRVIMTELNRLTSHLLWWGAYILDLGAFTPIMYAFDDREMLLDILQRPSASRLTYSNFRVGGLQMDMDDKCIELIKAFIPHFRKRLPMYHDLVTANIILRRRIEGVGIIDQDMCRRYGCTGPVLRGAGVPYDLRKDEPYSVYDRFDFEIPTQESACSAGRYLVRVAEMEQSLRIIEQALEQLPGAEGKYIVDKAPKPAMKPPAGEAYFAVEGARGKIGVYIASDGNKVPYRVKLRAPGFSNMHAFAEAATGTILADAVAILGSLDLIIPELDR; encoded by the coding sequence ATGTCGGCTTACCAAAACATGGACCAGATGAAGGGTGATTTCTACACCCAGAAGTTTGAGGCCGGAAAGCAGGACGGAACCCTGATCATCAACATGGGTCCGCAGCATCCGTCAACGCACGGCGTGCTTCGGATCGTGATCGAGGTGGACGGCGAGTACATCGTCCGCGCCGAGCCCGTATTGGGCTACCTGCACCGCATGCACGAAAAAATGGGCGAAACCCAAACCTGGGGCGGTTTCATCCCCAACATGGGACGCGTCGACTACGGACACCCCATGGCCTGGAACTGGGCCTACGTGGGCGCTGTCGAAAAACTGATGGGCATCGAGGTGCCCGAGCGCGCGCAGTATCTGCGGGTCATCATGACCGAGCTCAACCGCCTCACCTCCCACCTGTTGTGGTGGGGCGCCTACATCCTCGACCTGGGCGCGTTCACGCCCATCATGTACGCCTTTGACGATCGCGAAATGCTCCTGGACATCCTGCAGCGCCCCTCGGCCTCCAGGCTGACCTACAGCAACTTCCGCGTCGGCGGCCTGCAGATGGACATGGACGACAAATGCATCGAGCTGATCAAGGCGTTCATCCCGCATTTTCGCAAGCGGTTGCCCATGTACCACGATCTGGTCACGGCGAATATCATTCTCCGTCGCCGCATCGAGGGCGTCGGCATCATCGACCAGGACATGTGCCGTCGCTACGGCTGCACCGGCCCTGTGTTGCGCGGTGCGGGCGTGCCCTACGACCTGCGCAAGGACGAGCCGTATTCGGTCTATGACCGGTTCGACTTCGAGATCCCGACCCAGGAATCGGCCTGCTCGGCGGGCCGCTACCTGGTCCGCGTGGCGGAGATGGAGCAGAGCCTGCGCATCATCGAGCAGGCCCTGGAGCAGCTCCCCGGTGCCGAGGGCAAGTATATCGTGGACAAGGCCCCCAAGCCCGCCATGAAACCCCCGGCGGGCGAGGCCTACTTCGCGGTCGAGGGCGCGCGCGGCAAGATCGGCGTCTACATTGCCTCTGATGGAAACAAGGTCCCGTACCGCGTCAAGCTGCGCGCACCGGGCTTTTCCAACATGCACGCGTTCGCCGAGGCCGCCACTGGCACCATCCTGGCCGACGCCGTGGCCATCCTGGGAAGCCTGGACCTGATTATCCCTGAACTCGACAGGTAG